DNA from Streptococcus parasuis:
ATGATTTCTTGACGGAATAAGATATATTTGGTATCAAGAGTACCTGGTATTTTATTAATAAAGTTGTTGAACAGTAAAAGAAAAGGGACAAACATGGACATTATTCGCTCAAAGGCCAATCATTTGGTCAAGCAAGTTAAAAAATTACATCAGAAAAAATATCGGACCTCTTCCTATCTGATTGAAGGCTGGCATTTGCTGGAGGAAGCGATGGAGTCTGGAGCCAATATTGAGCATATTTTTGTGGTGGAAGAGTATTTTGAAAAGGTTGTAGGTTTAGCCAATGTGACTGTTGTCAGTCCTGAAATTATGCAAGATTTAGCTGATTCTAAGACACCTCAGGGGGTAGTAGCTCAACTTGCTTTGCCGAGCCAACTTTTACCTGAGACTTTGGTTGGAAAATTTTTGGTTCTGGAAGATGTGCAGGACCCTGGAAATGTTGGGACAATGATTCGTACAGCTGATGCAGCTGGTTTTGATGGAGTATTTCTATCGGATAAGTCGGCTGATATTTATAATATGAAAGTGCTTCGTTCCATGCAGGGGAGTCACTTCCATTTACCAGTTTATCGAATGCCGATGGCAGCGATCCTTTCGGCTTTAAAAAGCAATCAGATACAAATCTTGGCAACAACCCTCTCTAGTCAGTCGGTTGACTATAAGGAAATTACGCCAAAATCGAGTTTTGCCTTGGTAATGGGAAACGAAGGTCAGGGAATTTCTGATTTAGTGGCTGAAGAAGCGGATCAACTTGTCCACATCACCATGCCAGGTCAAGCTGAAAGTCTCAATGTGGCGATTGCAGCAGGAATTTTACTGTTTAGCTTTATTTAAGCCAATTGTACTATAGTGTGGTATAATAATCCAACGAGGTTCAAAGAATGGTTGCATATAAACAAGATAAAGAATACATGGACTATGTGGGGCATTTAATTGCTACACCTAAAGTTCAAAAATTGGGGAAGATTCCTCATCATTATTACTCCACACGGTTGGAACATTCCATTAACGTATCTTATACAAGTTATAAAATTGCGAAAAAGTTCGGATGGGATGCAAAATCGACCGCTCGCGGTGGACTATTACACGATCTCTTTTTCTATGACTGGAGAGATACTAAGTTTAATAAAAGTCATGCTTGGGTTCATCCACGGATTGCTAAGCGCAATGCTCAAAAACTCATTCAACTTAATAAATTAGAAGAAGATATTATTGTGAAGCACATGTTTGGTGCAACGATTGCTCCTCCTCGCTATAAAGAGTCTTGGATTGTGACTTGTGTTGACAAGTATTGGGCAGTAAGAGAATGGAGTCTGCCTATGCAACACAAGTGGAAAAATCGCAAGGTCTTTCGTTTTCAATAAGATGATTTAAAGGAGAATATCATGAATAACGATTCTTTTATTATTAATCAGGTGGATAACACCGCCCTTAACCGTTTCTTTGGCAAGATTTACGGAGTGGTTGCTATGGGAATTGGACTATCAGCATTAGTATCACTCCTAGCTGTGACAGTATTTCAACCTTTGCTACTTAGTTTGCTTAGTGCAGGTTCCCTCTTCATGATGCTGATCATGATTGGACAGCTTGCCTTGGTTGTTTCTGCTTCAGCAATGGCAGCTAAAAATAGTCCAATGGCTTTACCAATGTTTCTTGCTTACTCAGTGACAAATGGTATCACCATTAGCATGATTTTGATGTTCTATACTAGTGAAACAGTTGTGCTTGCCTTTGTGTCAGCGGCTCTCATGTTTGCTATCATGGCTGTAATTGGGATGACAACGAAGAGAAACCTTTCTGGTATGGCTCAGGCATTGCGTGCAGCTCTTTGGGGAATTATTATTGCAAGCGTTATTAATATCTTCCTTCGTAGCTCAGGTCTAAGCTTTATGATGTCTATCATTTCTGTTTTGGTATTCTCAGGTTTGATTGCTTATGACAACCAACGTATCCGCAATGTTTTCGAACAAACTGGTGGTAATGTTGGTCAAGGTTGGGTCGTATCTATGGCGCTTCAGCTCTATCTTGACTTTATTAACCTTTTCCTCAACTTACTCCGTATCTTTGGTGGATTGAGTCGAGACTAATTATGACATATAAAAAAGAGGGTTGCCCTCTTTTTTATATGTCGTTTGTTATGCTAGAGCTCCCATTGGATCCCATGGGGCAAGGATTTGTGGTTGAGCTTGATAAGCTGCTAGTTCTTCTGGTGTGAGGAATTCTTTTCGGACAACAATTTGATAAGTGTATTCGTCCATCCAGCTATCTGATGCGACGAAGTATCCCTTGTCACCAACCTTGTCACCCCAAGAGTTTTCCACTTTCCATTTGAGAGGTTGCTCATTGTCGTCTAAATCAACTCCAGTTAAGACCATAGCGTGGGTCATCAAACTTTCGGAGTAGTCTAATCTTCCAGCCTTGTCTTGATGGAAATGGATACCCAGACCTGAAGAGAAGTCGTAGGTGTTGGTTGCCATAATACCAGTTTGACGATTGCTACTTTGACCGACATCGGAACCAAACCAAACGGATTCACCAGCTTTGAGTTGGGCAATAGCCAGTTCTTTAAACCTGTTCATTTCTACATTGAGGTAGCGGACAGCAGGGGCGCCAACAACGTTCCCCAACAATTCGACTGTATATGATTTATTGTAGGGTTTGTCAGTTGTAGGAGCATTGATAATGGAGACATAGTCAGATAGTTTCAAACCAACGTATTTCTCGTAGAATGCCTGAGGTGTGACATTTGTATCACGGTGATAGACATTGTCTTTATCTCTATATGCAAAATCAAAGCTGCGTGGAGGGAGTCCAAGGTTGACGGCTAGGAAGTTAAAGATTTCTTGAAGTAAGTTTTCTTTTTGTACTTGAACTTCTTCTGAGGAAGCTCCTTTGGCAAGGAGGTCTCGCAAGATTTGTGCATCTTGACGGAGCAATTTGTTAAGGTACTGATTGAGCTCACGGCTGGCACTGGATGAGATTGATTCTGGATAGACGGATTTCGGTACCACACCATATTTTTCAAATAAGGCAACAACCATATCCCATTGACCGCCATCTTGTTGCGGGGTATCCAATAAGAATTTTACCTTACGGCTACCAATTTCTTGGTCAGCTGTGGCGATGATTTGTTCGAGGAACCAGTTGGACTTTTCATATTTATCCCAAAAGAAGGTATGGGCCTGTGATAGCTCAAAATTTTCCAGCTTGAAGTCTGAGATGAGTTTGTGGCGGAAGGTATTCAATGCAGCAAACATCCAGCAACGTCCAGAAGCCTTTTGGTTTGAAACAGCGTCCTTGGTCAAGTCGATTGAAAAGACATAGTCATTGTCAATGGCGCTTTGGCGTGTTTCTAAGGATTTCAAAAGTCCGTTGTGGCTCACGGTATTTTCGGTTGCCTGTAGGCTTGGATTAGCTAGATAATTGGCATACAAGCGTTCTGTAAAATCAAAATCTAATGTTGACATATATTACTCCTTTTTTAATGATATTCACATTATAACGCTCATAATTTATTTTGCAAGTATTTGGTGGAGTTGAAAGCTACAGTTCCTCACATATTTGTGATATAATAGGAAAAATATTTGATGAGGTAGCGACATGACCAAGACACCATTTGTTAGTAAAGAAATTTTGGATACCATTACGGAGCAATTTCCGACTCCTTTCCATTTGTATGATGAAAAAGGCATTCGTGAGAAGGCGCGTGCCCTCAATGCAGCTTTTTCATGGAACAAGGGCTTTAAGGAATATTTTGCGGTCAAGGCGACTCCGACACCCGCTATTTTGAAAATTCTACAAGAAGAAGGCTGTGGAGTGGACTGTGCAACAGATGTAGAAGTGCTGATGAGTGAAAAATTGGGCTTTAAAGACATCATGTTTACATCCAATGATACCCAAGCGCAAGAATTTGTCTATGCTCGAAAAGTTGGGGCGACCATTAACCTTGATGCCTATGAACACATTGAGTTTTTGAAAAATGTTGCTGGTATCCCAGAAACGGTCTGCCTCCGTTACAATCCTGGAGGAGTCTTCTCACTGGGAACGGACATTATGGACCACCCAGAAGAGTCTAAGTTTGGGATGACCAAAGACCAGCTCATGAAAGGCTATAAGGAGCTGAAAGAACTGGGTGTAAAGCAGTTTGGTATTCATGCCTTTTTAGCTTCGAATACAGTAACAAATGACTATTATCCTGTCTTAGCTCGTCAACTCTTTGAATTGGCCTTGGAAATTCGTGAGGAAACAGGTGTGACCTTGGACTTCATCAACCTATCAGGTGGGATTGGGGTCAACTATCGTCCTGAGCAAGAACCAAACGATATTGCTATCATTGGTGAGGGTGTTCGAAAGGTTTACGAGGAAATTCTCACGCCAGCTGGTATGGGACATGTTAAAATTTTTACAGAATTGGGTCGCTTTATGTTGGCGCCACACGGTCACTTGATTACAAAGGTGCTTCATCGTAAGGAAACCTATCGGACTTATATTGGTGTCGATGCATCAGCTGCCAATCTCATGCGTCCAGCCTTTTACGGTGCTTACCATCACATCACAAATGTGACACGTCCAGATGCCCCAATCGAAGTGGTGGATGTGGCTGGTTCCCTCTGTGAAAACAACGACAAGTTTGCAGTTAATCGTGAATTACCACGGGCAGAAGTAGGAGACACCTTGGTCATTCATGACAGTGGTGCCCACGGCTTCTCCATGGGCTACAACTACAATGGTCGTCTGCGTTCCTCTGAAATTCTTTTACAGGAAGATGGCACAGCGCGTATGATTCGTCGTGCAGAAAGACCTGAGGATTATTTCGCAACCATTTACGGTTTTGATTTTGACAGGTAAGTCTTGGAAAAGACTAGGGAATTTGGTATAATAGGGATATTGAAAGATTGTTAAAAACAATCCAGAATTATACTTTTTAGAAAAGTCAGGAGATTGACAGATGAACTTAGGTTTAGCTATTTTACTAATTGTATTGGCATTTGCAGGTGGTGTGGCCTTGGGGATTTACTTGTCACGCAGACAGGTGGAAAACTACATTGCTGATAAACCAATTTTGGATGAGAATGCTTTGCGTTTGATGATGAGCCAAATGGGTCAAAAACCAAGTGAAGCAAAAGTTCAACAAGTGCTTCGCCAAATCAAGAGCCAACAAAAAGTAGCAAGCAAGAAAAAATAATCAAACTGGGACTGGGATATTCATTCCCAGATCCCATTTTTTGAGTAGGAAAAGAAAGGCTAGTCAGATTATCTGGCTAATCTCAGTATTATGGATAATCGACCAATTGGTTTTTTAGATTCAGGTGTGGGAGGATTAACGGTTGCACGTGAATTGATGCGCCAGCTTCCCCACGAAGAAATCGTTTATATCGGTGATTCCGCAAGGGCTCCTTATGGACCACGACCAGCGGAACAAATCAAAGAATACACTTGGCAGTTGGTCAATTTTCTATTGACAAAGAATGTGAAAATGATTGTTTTTGCATGTAACACGGCGACTGCAGTAGCTTGGGAAGAAGTCAAAGAAAAATTAGATATTCCTGTTTTGGGTGTTATTTTACCAGGGACTTCGGCTGCCATTAAGGCAACAAAAACTGGCAAAATAGGCGTCTTGGGGACTGTTATGACCATTCAGTCTGATATTTATCGAGAAAAAATTCAAACGCTATCTCCAGAGACACAGGTGGAAAGTCTGGCATGTCCAAAGTTTGTCCCTCTGGTGGAGTCCAATAGTCATCAGTCTAGCTTAGCAAAGAAAGTTGTTTATGAGACCTTACGTCCGCTTTTAGGAAAGGTGGATACATTGGTTTTGGGCTGTACTCATTTTCCATTGTTGCGTCCGATTATTCAGAATGCGATGGGGAAAGATGTTAAACTGATTGATAGTGGGGCAGAATGTGCGCGGGATATTTCAGTTTTGTTAAATTATTTTGAAATCAACCATAGCCGCACAGAAAAGGATATTCAGCACCGTTTTTACACAACTGCCAGCCCAGCGGCCTTTAAGGAAATTGCTGAGAGCTGGATGGGCATTGATATTCATGTGGAGCACGTAGCATTATGACAGAAAAAATTTATGAATACAGAGATGAGCAGAATTGGTTTATCGGAAAGGCTAGTTTTGCCAACCTATTTGGTTCCTTTGGAGAAAATGGAAGAGAGCAGGAAATTTACCAGATTGGTCAGTTGTTTGATAAACTGATTGCAGGTAATTATGAAGATGAGAATTTCAACCAGTGTGTTAACATTGAAGTGATCAAACTTCAGTCTGAATTTGCCCTCTTTCAATTTGCCTGTGATATTTTGAATGAGTTAAACAATCGCCAGTTCAAGGTTCTCCAACACCAAGGAGCTATTCTGGTAACAGAAAATGACAAGCTTCTCTTGGTTCATCTGCCCCAAGCAGGGGTTAGCACGGCAGATTTCTTCGGTCAAGACAAGGGATTGGCAAGCGTGGGAGATACCATCTTAATCGCTACAAAAAATGAAGGTAAGACTAAGGAATTCCGTAAGTTTTTTGAGCGTTTTGGTTACCAGGTCGAGAATCTCAACAACTATCCAGATCTTCCAGATGTAGCAGAAACAGGTATGACTTTTGAGGAAAATGCACGGCTCAAGGCTGAAACCATAGCAGAGCTGACAGGCAAGATGGTCTTGGCAGATGATTCAGGTCTGAAAGTGGATGCTTTAGGTGGCTTGCCAGGAGTTTGGTCTGCTCGTTTTTCAGGACCAGAAGCAACGGATGAACGCAATAATTCTAAATTGTTGCACGAGTTGGCGATGGTATTTGAACTAAAAGATCGTTCTGCACAATTCCATTGTACCCTAGTTATGGCTGCTCCAAATCGTGAGAGTTTGGTTGTTGAAGCTGACTGGGATGGATATATCGGAATGGAGCGACGCGGTGAAAATGGGTTTGGATATGATCCACTTTTCCTCGTAGGCGAAACAGGTAAGACCTCGGCAGAATTGACCCTAGAAGAAAAAAATAAGATTTCCCACCGTGCACAAGCACTAGAAAAATTAGTGGAGGCATTTCCAGTATGGCAGGAGCAAGCAAAACAATCCTAGTCATGAGCGACTCTCATGGGGATAGACAGATCGTAGAAGAAATTAAAAACCGTTATCTAGGTAAGGTCGATGCAATCTTTCATAACGGAGATTCTGAACTAGATAGTCAAGATAGTCTTTGGGATGGAGTTTACGTTGTCAACGGGAATTGTGACTACTTTGGTGGTTACCCAGATCAATTGGTTACCAATTTGGACGAAGTGACTATTGCACAGACGCATGGTCATCTTTATGGTATTAATCATGGCTGGCAACGGTTGGATTATTGGGCACAGGAAGTTGACGCGGATATTTGTTTGTATGGGCATCTGCATGTACCTGATGCTGAAGTTCGTGGCAAGACACTTTTTCTCAATCCAGGTTCCGTTAGCCAACCACGTGGTCTGGTCAGAGAATGTCTCTATGCCCTTGTAACCATCTATGAAGATCATTTTCATATTGATTATTATAACCGCCAGCACCAACTTTACCCAGCATTGACAAAGGATATTTCAAGATGATTGCACGTGAATTTGAAGCCTTCTTGTTAGAACAGGAAGAAACCTTCCTTACTCCTGCTGAAAAATTGGCAGTTTTGGTGGAGAGTCACAATATTGACCATGCAAAACTGTTGCTTAGCCACACAACCTACTCGCGTGTACCTGTAGTGACAGAAGATGGAAACTATTTTGGAACAATTGGTTTAACTGAAATTATCAAATACCAGTCAGATAATGTACTGACCGATGATGAATTAAATGAAGATATCTCCCTCATTGCAAAAACAGATGAAGAAACCGTTGGCCTAGATTATGACTTAACGGAAGTAATGCGAAAATTGGTAGATCAATCTTTCTTACCCGTCCTTGGAGAAAACAGGAAATTCGTAGGTATCATTACTCGAAAATCCATTTTAAAAGCAATCAATGCTCTTCTGCATAATTTTCCACTCGCGTCAAAAGAAGGAAAGAAATGAAACAAGCGATTGAAACCTTTATCAAGAGCAAAAAAATCAGCCTAAATAGCCAAAAATCTTATACCTATGATTTACAGCAATTTTTGACCGTGACCAAGGCAGAGATTTCCCAGCAGTCCCTACTGCTTTATCAACAGTTTCTCTTGGATCTGAAACCTGCTGCTCAGAAAAGAAAAGTATCAACTATCAATCAATTTCTCTATTTCCTTTATGAAAGTGGGCACATAGACCGTTTCTATAAATTGCAGGCAATGGCAAGCTCTGGTCGTGTCAAAAAGCGGATGGAACGTAAGGATTTATCACTGCTTTTTCGGGAATCACCATTTCTTGATGGACAGCTCATTGCACTTTTGATTGCATTGCTAGGGCTTACGCCTAGTGAAATAGCAGAGCTAAAGAGTGAGCAGATTAACCTAAACTTTCAAGTTATGACAGTTGAGAAGGGAGCTACCAAACGGGTTCTTAGTTTGCCAAAGGAACTTCTTTCCTATGTAGAAGACCATCTAACTGGAAAATATGTATTCGATAAGAAAGGGTACCCATACTCTCGTCAATGGTTCTTTAATCGGTTGAGTGAATATCTACAATCTATAGGAAAAACCGATTGGACTGCCCAAAAATTGCGAGAACAATTTATTCTACAACAGATAGATGAAGGAAAATCTTTGGACCAAATCGCCAAGGAGTTAGGACTGAAAACAAGCGTGAGTTTGGATAAATTTAGATAATGGATATTAAATTAAAAGATTTTGAAGGACCCTTAGATCTCTTGCTCCACTTGGTATCCAAGTATCAGGTAGATATTTACGAGGTTCCAATTACGGAAGTTATTGAGCAATATTTAGCCTACATTGCGACCTTACAGGCCATGCGATTAGAAGTAGCGGGAGAATATATGCTGATGGCTAGCCAATTGATGGTGATCAAAAGCCGTCGTTTATTGCCGAAGGTCGTTGAACAGACAGATCCTGAAGATGATCCGGAAATGGATCTCTTGGATCAATTAGAAGAATACCGAAAATTTAAGCTTCTTAGTGAAAAAATGGGGGAGCAACATAATGAACGGGCACATTATTTTTCAAAACCAAAGCTAGATTTAGTCTATGAGGATGTCCAACTAGCGCAAGATAAAACGGTGATTGATATTTTCCTAGCATTTTCAAAAGTAATGGCAGAAAAACAAGCCAGTTTGCGCCAGTCTCATGCAACAATTGCACGGGATGAATACAAAATTGAAGATATGATGGACTTTGTACGTAATCGTTTTCAGAGTCATCCACGCATCGAACTTCGTCAGCTGTTTCAGGAAAGTCAGGATATTAACGAAGTGATTACGATGTTTCTCGCAACCCTGGAATTGGTCAAGGTTCATGAAATTGTATTGGAACAAGCTGAAATATTTGGGGATATTTATCTAGTAAGGAGAGAAAATGAATCGCTTAGCTGAAATCGAAGTCCTGCTCTTTGTGGCTGGAGAAGAAGGGTTGACCTTACGCAATCTTGCAGAGATGTTGGAATTACAACCAACAGCGGTTAATCAGCAATTAGAGAAACTCAGTGAGAAGTACCAAGCGGATTCCGATTCAGGCTTAGCTCTCTTGGAATCATCTAACCGATTTAAATTGGTTACCAAAAAAGAATATGCTGAGCTTCTAAGAATCTATGCCAAAACACCGATCAATCAGACTATGTCGCGAGCACTTTTAGAAACATTGTCTATTGTTGCCTATAAGCAGCCGATTACACGGATAGAAGTTGATGATATTCGAGGGGTTAATTCGAGCGGTGCGATTAGTAAATTACAAGCCTTTGATTTGATTCGTGAGAATGGTAAGAAAGAAGTGCTTGGAAGGCCCAATCTTTATGTAACGACGGATTATTTCCTTGATTACATGGGAATAAACAGCTTAGAAGAATTGCCAGATGTATCTGATTTGGAAATTGTCCAAGAGGAGACTGAGTTGTTCTTAGAAAGAAATGAGTTAGAAAATGAGAATTAATAAATATATTGCCCATGCTGGTGTAGCCAGTCGTCGAAAGGCAGAAGAGCTGATAAAACAAGGGCTAGTGACTGTCAATGGTCAGGTGGTTCGAGAACTAGGGACCCTTATCAAGTCAGGGGATAAGGTTGAAGTAGAAGGTCAGCCAATTTATAATGAAGAAAAAGTCTATTACTTACTAAATAAACCACGTGGTGTTATTTCTAGTGTATCTGATGACAAGGGCCGTAAGACTGTTATAGACTTACTGCCTATGGTCAAGGAACGCATCTATCCTGTTGGTCGGCTAGACTGGGATACGTCTGGGGTCTTGATATTGACCAATGATGGTGACTTCACTGATGAAATGATTCACCCACGAAATGAGATTGATAAGGTATATTTGGCGCGTGTAAAAGGCATTGCCAACAAGGAGGTCTTACGTCCCTTGACTCGTGGGGTGGTCATTGATGGTAAGAAAACCAAGCCAGCTGTCTATGAAATCATTAAGGTGGATCCTGTCAAAAACCGTTCTGTAGTTGAGTTGACAATTCATGAAGGACGCAATCATCAAGTGAAGAAGATGTTTGAAGCTGTGGGCTTGCAGGTGGATAAACTATCTCGAACCCGTTTTGGCAATCTGGATTTGACCGGCTTACGTCCTGGGGAATACCGCAAGCTGAATAAGAAAGATATTAGTAAGCTCCACACACTGGCTGTTACTAAGACTGTTAAAAAATAATGGTTAGACTATTGATCGGCCTAGTACGGCTTTATCAAAAATGGATTTCTCCCCTCTTTCCACCATCTTGTCGCTATCAGCCGACCTGTTCAAATTACATGATTGAAGCTTTGAATAAACATGGACTCAAGGGCTTATTAATGGGACTAGCTCGAATTGGTCGCTGTCATCCCTTTGTAGAAGGCGGCGATGATCCAGTTCCAGACACATTTAGTTTACGAAGAAACAAGCAGATGTAGGTTAATTGCTTGTTTTTTTGATTCCCCATGTTTTTTTCTACGATGTTATCAGTCATTTGAATTAACTTTGATACATCATCGCTTTCGGCTTACCGTACTCTACAAAAGTGACTTGTTTCGCAAGTCTTATTTCCAGTCTAGACTGTGCAAAAGTCCAGCCTCGCTTCTCAGAGTTCGTGTCAACATCTCAGCGTAGTAGTTGATTGGCAGATTTGTTCGTGTTTCACACTCCAAATCTGACCACTACGGCTGATGCGAACGAGTTCACTTCATTTCCAACCTCCAACCGTCACTACTCTGACTGTTGGAGCTGTGCGGGGGTGGGAAGACGAACATCTTAGACGACCATTGACGGATAAAGAAGCAAAAAAATTTTTTCTATATAACTATTTATTCAAAATGCATGAAAAAAATAAAAAATAGATTTGCAACTTTCACATTTTCTCTCAAATTTTCCCAAATTTTCTGCGAAAAATTGAAAAAAATGAGTCAAAACACTTGATTTTCAGTTTTATTTAAGTT
Protein-coding regions in this window:
- a CDS encoding TrmH family RNA methyltransferase; the encoded protein is MDIIRSKANHLVKQVKKLHQKKYRTSSYLIEGWHLLEEAMESGANIEHIFVVEEYFEKVVGLANVTVVSPEIMQDLADSKTPQGVVAQLALPSQLLPETLVGKFLVLEDVQDPGNVGTMIRTADAAGFDGVFLSDKSADIYNMKVLRSMQGSHFHLPVYRMPMAAILSALKSNQIQILATTLSSQSVDYKEITPKSSFALVMGNEGQGISDLVAEEADQLVHITMPGQAESLNVAIAAGILLFSFI
- a CDS encoding HD domain-containing protein, whose product is MVAYKQDKEYMDYVGHLIATPKVQKLGKIPHHYYSTRLEHSINVSYTSYKIAKKFGWDAKSTARGGLLHDLFFYDWRDTKFNKSHAWVHPRIAKRNAQKLIQLNKLEEDIIVKHMFGATIAPPRYKESWIVTCVDKYWAVREWSLPMQHKWKNRKVFRFQ
- a CDS encoding Bax inhibitor-1/YccA family protein, with amino-acid sequence MNNDSFIINQVDNTALNRFFGKIYGVVAMGIGLSALVSLLAVTVFQPLLLSLLSAGSLFMMLIMIGQLALVVSASAMAAKNSPMALPMFLAYSVTNGITISMILMFYTSETVVLAFVSAALMFAIMAVIGMTTKRNLSGMAQALRAALWGIIIASVINIFLRSSGLSFMMSIISVLVFSGLIAYDNQRIRNVFEQTGGNVGQGWVVSMALQLYLDFINLFLNLLRIFGGLSRD
- the pepC gene encoding C1 family peptidase, translating into MSTLDFDFTERLYANYLANPSLQATENTVSHNGLLKSLETRQSAIDNDYVFSIDLTKDAVSNQKASGRCWMFAALNTFRHKLISDFKLENFELSQAHTFFWDKYEKSNWFLEQIIATADQEIGSRKVKFLLDTPQQDGGQWDMVVALFEKYGVVPKSVYPESISSSASRELNQYLNKLLRQDAQILRDLLAKGASSEEVQVQKENLLQEIFNFLAVNLGLPPRSFDFAYRDKDNVYHRDTNVTPQAFYEKYVGLKLSDYVSIINAPTTDKPYNKSYTVELLGNVVGAPAVRYLNVEMNRFKELAIAQLKAGESVWFGSDVGQSSNRQTGIMATNTYDFSSGLGIHFHQDKAGRLDYSESLMTHAMVLTGVDLDDNEQPLKWKVENSWGDKVGDKGYFVASDSWMDEYTYQIVVRKEFLTPEELAAYQAQPQILAPWDPMGALA
- a CDS encoding diaminopimelate decarboxylase; this encodes MTKTPFVSKEILDTITEQFPTPFHLYDEKGIREKARALNAAFSWNKGFKEYFAVKATPTPAILKILQEEGCGVDCATDVEVLMSEKLGFKDIMFTSNDTQAQEFVYARKVGATINLDAYEHIEFLKNVAGIPETVCLRYNPGGVFSLGTDIMDHPEESKFGMTKDQLMKGYKELKELGVKQFGIHAFLASNTVTNDYYPVLARQLFELALEIREETGVTLDFINLSGGIGVNYRPEQEPNDIAIIGEGVRKVYEEILTPAGMGHVKIFTELGRFMLAPHGHLITKVLHRKETYRTYIGVDASAANLMRPAFYGAYHHITNVTRPDAPIEVVDVAGSLCENNDKFAVNRELPRAEVGDTLVIHDSGAHGFSMGYNYNGRLRSSEILLQEDGTARMIRRAERPEDYFATIYGFDFDR
- a CDS encoding YneF family protein, with translation MNLGLAILLIVLAFAGGVALGIYLSRRQVENYIADKPILDENALRLMMSQMGQKPSEAKVQQVLRQIKSQQKVASKKK
- the racE gene encoding glutamate racemase; the protein is MDNRPIGFLDSGVGGLTVARELMRQLPHEEIVYIGDSARAPYGPRPAEQIKEYTWQLVNFLLTKNVKMIVFACNTATAVAWEEVKEKLDIPVLGVILPGTSAAIKATKTGKIGVLGTVMTIQSDIYREKIQTLSPETQVESLACPKFVPLVESNSHQSSLAKKVVYETLRPLLGKVDTLVLGCTHFPLLRPIIQNAMGKDVKLIDSGAECARDISVLLNYFEINHSRTEKDIQHRFYTTASPAAFKEIAESWMGIDIHVEHVAL
- a CDS encoding nucleoside-triphosphate diphosphatase, with translation MTEKIYEYRDEQNWFIGKASFANLFGSFGENGREQEIYQIGQLFDKLIAGNYEDENFNQCVNIEVIKLQSEFALFQFACDILNELNNRQFKVLQHQGAILVTENDKLLLVHLPQAGVSTADFFGQDKGLASVGDTILIATKNEGKTKEFRKFFERFGYQVENLNNYPDLPDVAETGMTFEENARLKAETIAELTGKMVLADDSGLKVDALGGLPGVWSARFSGPEATDERNNSKLLHELAMVFELKDRSAQFHCTLVMAAPNRESLVVEADWDGYIGMERRGENGFGYDPLFLVGETGKTSAELTLEEKNKISHRAQALEKLVEAFPVWQEQAKQS
- a CDS encoding metallophosphoesterase, whose product is MAGASKTILVMSDSHGDRQIVEEIKNRYLGKVDAIFHNGDSELDSQDSLWDGVYVVNGNCDYFGGYPDQLVTNLDEVTIAQTHGHLYGINHGWQRLDYWAQEVDADICLYGHLHVPDAEVRGKTLFLNPGSVSQPRGLVRECLYALVTIYEDHFHIDYYNRQHQLYPALTKDISR
- the cbpB gene encoding cyclic-di-AMP-binding protein CbpB, which gives rise to MIAREFEAFLLEQEETFLTPAEKLAVLVESHNIDHAKLLLSHTTYSRVPVVTEDGNYFGTIGLTEIIKYQSDNVLTDDELNEDISLIAKTDEETVGLDYDLTEVMRKLVDQSFLPVLGENRKFVGIITRKSILKAINALLHNFPLASKEGKK
- the xerD gene encoding site-specific tyrosine recombinase XerD, with translation MKQAIETFIKSKKISLNSQKSYTYDLQQFLTVTKAEISQQSLLLYQQFLLDLKPAAQKRKVSTINQFLYFLYESGHIDRFYKLQAMASSGRVKKRMERKDLSLLFRESPFLDGQLIALLIALLGLTPSEIAELKSEQINLNFQVMTVEKGATKRVLSLPKELLSYVEDHLTGKYVFDKKGYPYSRQWFFNRLSEYLQSIGKTDWTAQKLREQFILQQIDEGKSLDQIAKELGLKTSVSLDKFR
- a CDS encoding segregation/condensation protein A — encoded protein: MDIKLKDFEGPLDLLLHLVSKYQVDIYEVPITEVIEQYLAYIATLQAMRLEVAGEYMLMASQLMVIKSRRLLPKVVEQTDPEDDPEMDLLDQLEEYRKFKLLSEKMGEQHNERAHYFSKPKLDLVYEDVQLAQDKTVIDIFLAFSKVMAEKQASLRQSHATIARDEYKIEDMMDFVRNRFQSHPRIELRQLFQESQDINEVITMFLATLELVKVHEIVLEQAEIFGDIYLVRRENESLS
- the scpB gene encoding SMC-Scp complex subunit ScpB, translated to MNRLAEIEVLLFVAGEEGLTLRNLAEMLELQPTAVNQQLEKLSEKYQADSDSGLALLESSNRFKLVTKKEYAELLRIYAKTPINQTMSRALLETLSIVAYKQPITRIEVDDIRGVNSSGAISKLQAFDLIRENGKKEVLGRPNLYVTTDYFLDYMGINSLEELPDVSDLEIVQEETELFLERNELENEN
- a CDS encoding pseudouridine synthase, which gives rise to MRINKYIAHAGVASRRKAEELIKQGLVTVNGQVVRELGTLIKSGDKVEVEGQPIYNEEKVYYLLNKPRGVISSVSDDKGRKTVIDLLPMVKERIYPVGRLDWDTSGVLILTNDGDFTDEMIHPRNEIDKVYLARVKGIANKEVLRPLTRGVVIDGKKTKPAVYEIIKVDPVKNRSVVELTIHEGRNHQVKKMFEAVGLQVDKLSRTRFGNLDLTGLRPGEYRKLNKKDISKLHTLAVTKTVKK
- the yidD gene encoding membrane protein insertion efficiency factor YidD codes for the protein MVRLLIGLVRLYQKWISPLFPPSCRYQPTCSNYMIEALNKHGLKGLLMGLARIGRCHPFVEGGDDPVPDTFSLRRNKQM